A single genomic interval of Leptospira dzoumogneensis harbors:
- the rsgA gene encoding ribosome small subunit-dependent GTPase A, with protein MDQQPSSNLSVWDADREKEFIKISEDLGISDPVPARIIGEQGQEFRLELGSIKEEGTGTLTGALRFNADSSLDLPVAGDWVLITKLSGEEYLIHKVLPRRSLLVRKTKGETLKPDPICANMDRIFLLHGLDGDFQPRRLERTLVQIWESKATPVVVLTKKDLYSNREEELREKIDIVQKSCPGVKVFSVSNHKQEGLEELETFWKDGSTSAFIGSSGVGKSSLLNLLIGERIRSVNEVRESDSKGRHTTTNRWMFRLDSGAWILDTPGMREIQLWSDGSGLEETFPEIFEAAEYCRFQDCSHISEPDCGVKLAIDSGKISEERFKSYLKLKRELERTANLSAPNSIEFREQKAKWKSIHKEQKRMQQQRDRERYR; from the coding sequence ATGGACCAACAACCATCTTCGAATTTATCCGTATGGGATGCGGATAGAGAAAAAGAATTTATCAAAATTTCAGAGGATCTAGGCATCTCCGACCCGGTCCCTGCGAGAATTATAGGAGAACAAGGACAAGAGTTTCGACTCGAATTAGGAAGTATAAAAGAAGAAGGTACCGGGACATTAACGGGTGCACTTCGTTTTAATGCGGATTCTAGTTTGGATCTACCGGTCGCAGGAGATTGGGTCCTCATCACAAAATTAAGCGGAGAAGAATATCTAATCCATAAAGTCCTTCCTAGAAGAAGTTTACTCGTACGAAAAACCAAAGGAGAAACCTTAAAACCGGATCCGATCTGTGCGAACATGGATCGAATTTTTCTACTCCATGGTTTAGATGGGGACTTCCAACCAAGAAGATTGGAAAGAACTCTGGTACAGATCTGGGAAAGTAAGGCGACACCTGTAGTCGTACTTACCAAAAAAGATTTGTATTCGAATAGAGAAGAAGAGTTGAGGGAAAAGATCGACATCGTTCAAAAATCTTGTCCTGGTGTAAAAGTATTCTCTGTTTCCAATCATAAACAAGAAGGTTTGGAAGAACTGGAAACGTTTTGGAAAGATGGGTCTACCTCCGCTTTTATAGGATCTTCCGGGGTAGGTAAATCTTCTCTTCTCAATCTATTGATCGGGGAAAGGATCAGATCTGTAAACGAAGTCAGGGAATCCGATTCAAAAGGAAGACATACCACTACGAACAGATGGATGTTCCGTTTGGATTCCGGCGCTTGGATCTTGGACACTCCGGGTATGAGAGAGATCCAACTCTGGTCCGACGGCTCCGGTTTGGAAGAAACCTTTCCTGAAATTTTCGAGGCAGCGGAATATTGTAGATTCCAAGACTGCTCTCACATTAGTGAACCTGATTGCGGAGTAAAACTTGCTATCGACTCGGGAAAAATTTCGGAAGAAAGATTTAAAAGTTATCTGAAACTCAAAAGAGAATTGGAAAGGACAGCGAATTTAAGCGCTCCAAACTCGATTGAATTCAGAGAACAAAAAGCGAAGTGGAAATCCATCCACAAAGAACAAAAAAGGATGCAACAACAACGAGATCGAGAAAGGTATCGTTAG
- the rsmA gene encoding 16S rRNA (adenine(1518)-N(6)/adenine(1519)-N(6))-dimethyltransferase RsmA encodes MSSPEYPFYKPNMIREFLSERSSAPLKKWGQNFLIDPNAVKTLFSSAEPELLQRSELILEIGPGLGALSHILYGLGKKLRLYEIDPVYYKWLNEFLPGTEIILGDARETLSDHENSNCFLFGNLPYYITSELILLSLEKLPNLQGAVFLVQKEFAQRITKEISSLSIYAGAYGKFQSKKTIKAGCFYPAPNVDSSVLTFVSNRRFSKKTSYQVLEILCRTLFWGKRKKIGSSIKEAPLDSFYPNGLPLPISEENLRSNLKECIESAGISLDKRPEELKAEDFYKIVDLFQID; translated from the coding sequence ATGAGCTCCCCGGAATACCCGTTTTATAAACCAAATATGATCCGGGAATTTTTATCGGAAAGATCTTCCGCTCCTCTTAAAAAATGGGGACAAAACTTTCTAATAGATCCAAACGCAGTAAAAACTTTATTCTCCAGCGCAGAACCGGAACTACTACAAAGATCGGAACTGATCTTGGAAATCGGCCCCGGTCTTGGAGCGCTTTCTCATATACTTTACGGACTCGGAAAAAAACTGAGATTGTATGAGATCGATCCAGTATATTATAAATGGCTAAACGAGTTCCTGCCCGGAACAGAGATCATTTTAGGAGATGCAAGAGAAACATTATCCGATCATGAGAATAGCAACTGTTTCCTATTCGGTAATCTGCCTTATTATATCACTTCAGAACTCATACTTCTTTCTTTGGAAAAACTCCCGAATTTACAGGGAGCAGTTTTTTTAGTCCAAAAAGAATTCGCACAAAGGATCACTAAAGAGATTTCCTCTCTTTCTATCTATGCGGGGGCTTACGGAAAATTCCAAAGCAAAAAGACGATCAAGGCTGGATGTTTTTATCCCGCTCCTAATGTGGATTCAAGCGTTCTTACATTCGTCTCGAACAGAAGATTTTCTAAAAAAACATCCTACCAAGTTTTAGAAATTTTATGCAGGACCTTATTTTGGGGGAAAAGAAAAAAGATAGGCTCTTCTATCAAAGAAGCTCCATTAGATTCTTTTTATCCGAATGGTCTTCCTCTTCCCATCTCCGAAGAAAATTTAAGATCTAACTTAAAAGAATGTATAGAATCTGCAGGAATTTCCTTAGATAAAAGACCGGAAGAATTAAAAGCAGAAGATTTTTATAAGATTGTGGATCTTTTTCAGATCGATTGA
- a CDS encoding ComEC/Rec2 family competence protein, with protein sequence MGEYLKQNYQDWIPSSLFSYLILGLLSALFLDVFFTDLVLIWTAIHSISIIFFSLLFSGKKIPSFSWGVILFFVLAICGYTKRSAPFLEKSNSWKKEFSIKINQTLDRAKIEGRAREISIGLVLGDAKGLDKVFKKNAREGGILHLFAASGLHLGILIGCMFAILKRIPFLGYYIPRILPVLFGLIYLACLGFPISLARAWIFSAWILLQSLFFRRSKPADLLISSAGLVYLWDPVRSFGVSFLLSFGAVSGILLLLPCFQKCLPPVPEDKTIVDRFIGFWRENLLVSLSAGIGTLPSLIYYFGSYSFGSLGLNLILVPICGILLPLLYFSLVLESMYLSIFAQPIWQIVLFLLEILEKTTLYWGESDWNWIHYYRGNTKYFGLGIWFLFVSFLFLWKFLPSGKVEIFELDLSNSVDHKTRRAVLLKKIWILGFCTCCSFQFLLANSSTWIKLPDVFFGDRFTFLIQEKNRLVLAGKCRYSSKILYKSLGKDPERFCGNSKTAEIYIEHESCLDWVSGCLKRNQNLSLKYGGKEKPKVSGFENWILIPKLAEFHLPDPGQKLIRFEVGKDSLLTLANKTKIGEGIILIVPRFGIKEDPREWNRFRKQLGIAPGWKFIGSDELPGIPVL encoded by the coding sequence ATGGGCGAATACTTGAAACAAAACTACCAGGACTGGATCCCCTCCTCTTTATTTTCCTATCTAATTCTTGGACTTCTATCCGCTTTATTCTTAGATGTTTTCTTTACGGATCTGGTCCTAATATGGACCGCAATACATTCAATTAGTATAATATTCTTCTCCCTCCTATTCTCCGGAAAAAAGATCCCGAGTTTTTCCTGGGGAGTGATCCTATTTTTTGTTTTAGCAATTTGCGGTTACACAAAAAGATCCGCTCCTTTTTTAGAAAAATCCAATTCTTGGAAAAAAGAATTCTCTATAAAAATCAATCAAACCTTGGACAGAGCAAAGATAGAAGGCAGAGCCAGAGAAATTTCCATAGGTTTAGTTTTAGGAGATGCAAAAGGTTTAGATAAAGTATTTAAGAAGAATGCTAGAGAAGGAGGAATTCTACATTTATTCGCGGCTTCCGGTTTACATCTAGGAATTTTGATTGGATGTATGTTCGCAATATTGAAACGAATTCCATTCTTAGGATATTATATTCCTAGAATTCTCCCGGTATTATTCGGACTAATTTACTTAGCCTGCTTAGGATTTCCGATCTCTCTCGCAAGAGCTTGGATATTTTCCGCTTGGATACTTCTACAATCTTTGTTTTTTAGAAGATCTAAACCGGCAGATCTATTAATTTCTTCTGCCGGACTTGTTTATCTTTGGGATCCGGTCCGCTCCTTTGGGGTTTCCTTTTTACTTTCCTTCGGAGCGGTTTCCGGCATTTTACTTTTACTTCCATGTTTCCAAAAATGCCTTCCTCCAGTACCGGAAGACAAAACGATCGTGGATCGATTTATAGGATTTTGGAGAGAAAATCTTTTAGTTTCCTTATCCGCAGGAATCGGAACCTTACCCTCTTTAATTTACTATTTCGGGAGCTATAGTTTCGGATCTCTCGGTTTAAATCTGATATTAGTTCCGATCTGCGGGATCTTACTTCCTTTATTATATTTTTCTTTAGTATTAGAGTCGATGTATCTCTCCATATTCGCGCAGCCTATCTGGCAAATCGTTTTATTCCTTTTGGAAATTTTAGAAAAAACAACTCTCTATTGGGGAGAATCAGATTGGAATTGGATACATTATTATAGAGGAAACACAAAGTATTTCGGGTTAGGGATCTGGTTTTTATTTGTAAGTTTTTTATTCTTATGGAAATTCCTCCCTTCCGGAAAAGTAGAAATTTTTGAATTAGATCTTTCTAATTCTGTGGATCACAAAACCCGCAGAGCCGTGCTCCTTAAGAAGATTTGGATTCTAGGATTCTGTACCTGTTGCAGTTTCCAATTTTTACTAGCGAATTCTTCCACTTGGATAAAACTTCCGGATGTATTTTTCGGAGATCGTTTCACATTCCTAATCCAAGAAAAAAACAGATTGGTTCTCGCTGGAAAATGTAGATACAGTTCCAAAATCCTATACAAGTCCTTGGGAAAAGATCCGGAAAGATTCTGTGGAAATTCTAAAACCGCCGAGATCTATATAGAACATGAATCCTGCCTAGACTGGGTCTCTGGATGTTTGAAAAGAAATCAAAATCTCTCTCTAAAATATGGAGGAAAAGAAAAACCAAAGGTCTCAGGTTTTGAGAATTGGATCTTAATTCCTAAATTAGCAGAATTTCATCTACCGGATCCGGGCCAAAAACTGATCCGATTCGAGGTGGGAAAAGACTCTCTTCTTACATTAGCAAACAAAACAAAAATCGGAGAAGGGATCATACTCATTGTCCCAAGATTCGGGATCAAAGAAGATCCAAGAGAATGGAATCGATTTAGAAAACAGCTTGGAATCGCTCCCGGTTGGAAGTTTATTGGAAGTGATGAGCTCCCCGGAATACCCGTTTTATAA
- the trpS gene encoding tryptophan--tRNA ligase produces the protein MRILTGVQPSGKLHLGNYFSVIRKLVDYQNKSDLFCFVADLHALTTFSSAKNQTENTYDAVCDFLALGIDPDKCAFWIQSEVPEVTELTWYLSMSITVPKLELAHSYKDKVAKGIVPSGGLFFYPVLMAADILAFNSDKVPVGKDQKQHLEYARDIAEKFNSQYGETFKLPEPEIDEETAIVPGVDGAKMSKSYGNTINFFDDEKKLKKSVMGIVTDSAGVDEAKDYEKSIIYAIHSLFLDGSAKKDLQSRFTNPGTGYGDLKKALLETVLDYFGPYRKEREKIAADPAYVRSVMKKGSDKAREASSQILDNVRGKLGIGISKVSV, from the coding sequence ATGAGGATATTGACCGGGGTACAACCTTCTGGTAAATTACATTTAGGAAATTACTTCTCCGTTATACGCAAGTTAGTCGATTACCAAAACAAGTCCGATCTATTTTGTTTTGTAGCTGATTTGCACGCACTAACCACCTTCAGTTCCGCGAAAAACCAAACAGAAAATACTTATGATGCTGTTTGCGATTTTTTAGCATTAGGGATCGATCCGGACAAATGTGCATTCTGGATCCAATCAGAAGTTCCGGAAGTCACCGAACTTACCTGGTATTTGAGCATGTCCATCACAGTTCCTAAATTGGAATTGGCTCATTCATATAAGGACAAGGTCGCTAAGGGGATCGTTCCAAGCGGGGGACTTTTCTTTTATCCGGTATTAATGGCAGCAGACATTCTCGCATTTAACAGCGATAAGGTGCCTGTGGGAAAAGACCAAAAACAACATTTGGAATACGCAAGAGATATAGCGGAGAAGTTTAACTCCCAATACGGAGAAACTTTCAAACTTCCCGAACCTGAAATAGACGAAGAGACCGCGATCGTGCCGGGAGTGGACGGCGCTAAAATGTCCAAGTCTTACGGAAATACGATCAACTTTTTCGATGATGAGAAGAAGTTAAAAAAATCAGTAATGGGGATCGTGACCGACTCTGCAGGAGTGGACGAGGCGAAAGATTATGAGAAAAGTATAATATATGCGATCCATTCTCTTTTCTTAGATGGATCCGCCAAAAAAGATCTACAATCCAGATTTACAAATCCGGGAACAGGCTACGGAGATCTTAAAAAAGCATTATTAGAGACTGTCTTAGATTATTTCGGACCTTACAGAAAAGAAAGAGAGAAGATTGCAGCAGATCCTGCGTATGTAAGATCCGTCATGAAAAAAGGATCCGACAAAGCAAGAGAGGCTTCTTCTCAAATCTTAGATAATGTAAGAGGAAAACTAGGCATCGGGATCTCTAAAGTTTCCGTTTAA
- a CDS encoding LolA family protein has product MASSKGILSFLGAAVLLVCGTSILSDPGKERLSGVIGKMAEISSFRASITINNELTGTLSYQKPNHIHVKFSDGRVIASNGRYLWFYSPSRGIVGKQDVKGMTGGMAGLLSGYEEVTPVGGSLRLKSATRTYEEIVVTLGPDNTPRSLRMKSRSTGEYTSVSFSGVQTGIGLPASLFNFGAPANAQIVENPLNERE; this is encoded by the coding sequence ATGGCTTCATCCAAGGGTATATTATCCTTTTTGGGTGCCGCAGTTCTACTGGTCTGCGGCACTTCTATTTTATCCGATCCTGGCAAGGAAAGGTTAAGCGGCGTCATCGGAAAGATGGCCGAAATTTCCAGTTTTCGGGCGAGTATTACGATCAATAACGAACTCACCGGAACTCTCTCTTATCAAAAACCGAATCATATACATGTGAAATTTTCCGATGGGAGGGTGATTGCCTCCAACGGACGTTATCTTTGGTTTTATTCCCCTTCCAGAGGAATTGTAGGAAAACAAGACGTAAAAGGTATGACCGGCGGAATGGCCGGCCTACTCTCCGGATACGAAGAAGTAACTCCAGTGGGAGGTTCACTTCGACTAAAATCCGCGACAAGGACTTACGAAGAGATCGTAGTCACCTTAGGTCCGGATAATACTCCTCGTTCTCTCAGAATGAAGAGCAGATCCACCGGAGAATATACCTCCGTAAGTTTTTCCGGAGTCCAAACAGGTATAGGTTTACCTGCGTCTCTCTTCAATTTCGGAGCACCTGCAAACGCGCAAATTGTGGAGAACCCGCTTAACGAGAGGGAATAA
- a CDS encoding electron transfer flavoprotein subunit alpha/FixB family protein yields the protein MSNVLIVGELKNGELKKISKEITSAGRKIADALGGKVTALLIGSGVEKFAGDLGAVGADSIVTVNAGDFNAETWANLVAGVIKEKNPSVVLVPHTSQGKDYSPRVAVKVGAGIVADAVGLSVDGGKVVAKKPIYSGKAYGNFKITSPIAIFTVRPNSQEVVQKAGAGAAEAASPSAGDAKVKIVSSDLSGGNKVQLAEASIIVSGGRGIKGPENWPVLQGLADVLGAALGASRAAVDAGWISHSHQVGQTGKTVSPNCYIACGISGAIQHLAGMGSSKYIVAINKDGDAPIFKVATYGVVGDLFEVVPALTDEFKKVLG from the coding sequence GTGAGCAACGTTTTAATCGTAGGCGAACTCAAAAACGGAGAACTCAAAAAGATCTCCAAAGAAATCACTTCCGCTGGCCGCAAAATTGCGGACGCACTCGGAGGAAAAGTTACCGCTCTTCTCATCGGATCCGGAGTTGAAAAATTCGCAGGAGACCTGGGAGCAGTCGGAGCAGACAGCATAGTTACCGTAAATGCAGGAGACTTCAACGCAGAAACTTGGGCGAATTTAGTAGCCGGAGTTATTAAGGAAAAAAATCCTTCTGTAGTTTTAGTTCCTCACACTTCTCAAGGAAAAGATTATTCTCCAAGAGTAGCTGTAAAAGTAGGAGCAGGGATCGTAGCGGATGCAGTAGGTCTTTCAGTAGACGGCGGAAAAGTAGTGGCTAAGAAGCCGATCTATTCCGGAAAAGCATACGGTAATTTCAAAATTACCAGCCCGATCGCTATCTTCACTGTTCGTCCAAACTCTCAAGAAGTAGTACAAAAAGCCGGGGCAGGAGCTGCTGAAGCTGCAAGTCCATCCGCAGGAGACGCGAAAGTTAAAATCGTTTCTTCCGATCTAAGCGGCGGGAACAAGGTTCAATTGGCAGAAGCTTCTATCATCGTATCCGGCGGACGCGGAATTAAAGGACCTGAAAACTGGCCTGTTCTCCAAGGTTTGGCGGACGTTTTAGGCGCAGCTTTAGGAGCTTCCCGTGCTGCGGTCGATGCAGGCTGGATTTCTCATAGCCATCAAGTGGGTCAAACTGGTAAAACCGTTTCCCCGAACTGCTATATCGCATGCGGAATTTCCGGAGCGATCCAGCACTTGGCCGGAATGGGCTCTTCCAAGTATATCGTGGCTATTAACAAGGATGGAGACGCTCCAATCTTTAAAGTAGCTACCTACGGAGTCGTAGGAGACCTTTTTGAAGTCGTACCGGCTCTGACCGACGAGTTTAAAAAAGTACTTGGATAA
- a CDS encoding electron transfer flavoprotein subunit beta/FixA family protein, giving the protein MKIIVLVKQVPDTETNIKVGDKSINEAGIKWIISPYDEFAIEEGLRLREKNGGEVIAVSLGPDRVQESLRQAYAMGADRAVQIKVDNYVPFDTVLTAELIANFAKAENADIIIGGRQSIDSDSSQVVIQVAEGLGIAHISFAVSLEISGTSVKATKEVEGGTQVVETSLPVAITAQKGLNEPRYPNLKGLMAAKKKPIETKTPADLGNPASKIEVVGLEPPPPRIPGRKLEAADAKGFAEQLVKALREEAKVI; this is encoded by the coding sequence ATGAAGATCATCGTTTTAGTGAAACAGGTGCCTGACACCGAAACGAATATCAAAGTCGGGGACAAGTCCATCAATGAAGCCGGAATTAAATGGATTATCTCTCCGTACGACGAATTCGCAATTGAAGAAGGACTTAGATTACGTGAAAAAAATGGTGGAGAGGTTATTGCAGTCTCTCTAGGACCAGATCGCGTTCAAGAGTCTTTACGCCAAGCATACGCAATGGGAGCGGACCGTGCCGTTCAGATCAAAGTGGACAATTACGTTCCTTTCGACACCGTTTTAACCGCAGAATTGATCGCAAATTTCGCGAAAGCTGAAAATGCAGATATTATCATCGGCGGACGCCAATCTATCGATAGCGATAGTTCCCAAGTAGTGATCCAAGTTGCAGAAGGATTAGGAATCGCTCATATTTCTTTCGCAGTTAGTTTAGAGATCAGCGGAACTTCCGTAAAAGCTACTAAAGAGGTAGAAGGTGGAACCCAAGTTGTGGAAACCAGCCTACCAGTAGCAATCACTGCTCAAAAAGGATTAAACGAACCTCGTTATCCTAACTTGAAAGGTTTGATGGCAGCTAAGAAGAAGCCTATCGAAACCAAAACGCCTGCAGATTTAGGAAATCCTGCAAGCAAGATTGAAGTAGTAGGATTGGAGCCGCCTCCACCTCGTATTCCTGGTCGTAAGCTGGAAGCAGCTGACGCAAAAGGTTTCGCAGAGCAACTTGTTAAAGCTCTTCGCGAAGAAGCTAAGGTTATCTAA
- a CDS encoding LIC10362 family protein: MLYSVVLTLICLLALVLAIRNLGKFPKSLEEIRSEIEASFATPFSGKSWIWFLFLISFFLLPFFWGLTFFLQSDANVLVIILGLFWIYFWSRTLILFR; the protein is encoded by the coding sequence ATGCTGTATTCTGTCGTATTAACTTTGATTTGCCTTCTCGCCTTGGTTCTAGCGATCCGCAATCTAGGAAAATTTCCCAAAAGTTTAGAAGAGATCCGCTCGGAGATCGAGGCCTCATTCGCTACCCCTTTTAGCGGAAAGTCTTGGATCTGGTTCTTATTTCTGATCAGCTTTTTCCTTTTACCGTTTTTCTGGGGCCTAACCTTCTTCCTTCAATCGGATGCGAATGTGTTGGTTATCATTTTAGGATTATTTTGGATCTATTTTTGGAGCAGAACACTCATTCTGTTTCGATAG